One part of the Corynebacterium sp. CNCTC7651 genome encodes these proteins:
- a CDS encoding A/G-specific adenine glycosylase, protein MPIILALTVSTEHEIQRPIIDWYRANARPLPWRAPGTTPWGVLLSEVMSHQTQVERVAPIWQDWVRRWPTPQAFAQERIDEILRAWEERIDEILRAWGSLGYPRRALRLHECSRAIVEQHGGEVPADVDALLALPGIGDYTARAVACFAFGQNVAVVDTNVRRVYARAILGRANMKPRKAELADVAGFLPATDGPTFSVGLMELGALICTSRAPQCHACPIAAHCAWLAAGRPAPLIDETLPRQTFQRTDRQVRGKIMKLLRESPEPVPQADIDVVWPDDAQRARALFSLIEDGLAEQTPDGRFRLPR, encoded by the coding sequence ATGCCCATTATTCTGGCACTCACCGTGAGCACCGAACATGAAATTCAGCGACCAATCATCGATTGGTACCGCGCAAACGCCCGCCCGCTGCCGTGGCGCGCGCCCGGCACCACCCCGTGGGGCGTCCTGCTCTCCGAGGTCATGTCACACCAAACCCAAGTCGAGCGCGTCGCCCCCATTTGGCAAGACTGGGTCCGGCGTTGGCCCACACCGCAGGCTTTCGCACAAGAGCGTATCGACGAAATCCTGAGAGCCTGGGAAGAGCGTATCGACGAAATCCTGAGAGCCTGGGGCTCCCTCGGCTACCCGCGACGTGCCCTTCGCCTGCATGAATGCTCCCGCGCGATCGTGGAGCAGCACGGCGGCGAAGTGCCCGCAGACGTCGATGCCCTCCTGGCCCTGCCCGGCATCGGCGACTACACCGCCCGCGCCGTCGCCTGCTTCGCGTTCGGCCAGAACGTGGCGGTGGTGGATACCAACGTCCGCCGCGTCTACGCCCGCGCCATCCTCGGCCGCGCGAACATGAAGCCCCGCAAGGCCGAACTCGCCGACGTTGCGGGGTTCCTCCCCGCCACGGACGGCCCCACGTTCTCCGTGGGGCTCATGGAACTCGGCGCGCTGATCTGCACCTCCCGCGCCCCGCAATGCCACGCGTGCCCCATCGCCGCACACTGCGCCTGGCTTGCTGCGGGCAGGCCCGCCCCGCTTATCGACGAAACCCTGCCCCGCCAAACCTTCCAACGCACCGACCGCCAAGTCCGCGGCAAGATCATGAAACTCCTGCGCGAAAGTCCGGAGCCTGTCCCCCAAGCGGACATCGATGTGGTCTGGCCCGACGACGCCCAGCGCGCCCGCGCCCTCTTCTCCCTCATCGAGGACGGACTGGCCGAGCAAACCCCCGACGGCCGCTTCCGCCTCCCGCGGTAG
- a CDS encoding DUF4236 domain-containing protein produces the protein MGVQYRKKHKVGKNVWINQTGTGASVSTKLGPVTVNSRGGVWVNLPGGMTYRGRWK, from the coding sequence ATGGGTGTTCAGTACAGGAAGAAGCACAAGGTGGGCAAGAACGTGTGGATCAACCAGACGGGCACGGGCGCGTCTGTGAGCACGAAACTTGGGCCCGTGACGGTGAACTCGCGCGGGGGCGTGTGGGTGAACCTGCCGGGTGGGATGACGTACCGGGGGCGTTGGAAGTAG
- a CDS encoding alpha/beta fold hydrolase yields the protein MSPSRFRAPNPTTTRPNPRTKHPTTTRSRPHTILATLASTALLAESLTLATPAEALEPDASSEALSSLATFGSSTLGAVLTSGARLADTSSQRPSPAIGTTAGQLGDTTKVPGAPRITRISYTTTKENGQIVSTTGALYDTPNAKGLIALAPGTRGMGNHCAPSAPAGLTLSITDGSINVNYETPVVRELNKSGYRVVVIDYIGLGSEGTHTYLNRVEQGHALIDAARATAKPGEKVGFWGYSQGGGAAAAAAELVADYAPELNVVGTFAGAPPADPIAVLEQAPPGITDLVASFAAVSYASTYPEFDEALSATLTNEGKQILAQVGNACILDGTRALPQPFESYTTDGRTLAQIARDDDRILKYLNHNKLGQAPVSAPIMVLTNPDDDLVPEPQATQLAADYCALGSPVEYRKVTVPGTATMPLYTKADLSSALIVSNTPTAGHATPLLLETRHAAAWMDDRFEGKPLTRTCPGDTGTTVLNPDDADTPDVEIRLNQVEIAAIVLGTITAITGLALGGAYQAFTHGWLDPYLDPRLKDWLTAVLP from the coding sequence ATGTCCCCTTCCCGTTTCCGCGCCCCCAACCCCACCACCACGCGCCCCAACCCACGCACCAAGCACCCCACCACCACGCGCTCCCGCCCGCACACCATCCTGGCCACCCTCGCCAGCACAGCGCTCCTAGCGGAATCGCTCACGCTCGCCACCCCCGCGGAAGCCCTCGAACCGGACGCAAGCTCGGAGGCCCTTTCCTCCCTCGCCACCTTCGGTTCCTCCACCCTCGGTGCCGTGCTCACTTCCGGCGCCCGCCTCGCGGACACGTCCAGCCAGCGCCCCTCCCCCGCCATCGGCACCACCGCCGGCCAGCTCGGCGACACCACCAAGGTCCCCGGCGCACCCCGCATAACGCGCATCAGCTACACCACCACCAAGGAGAACGGCCAGATAGTCTCCACCACCGGCGCGCTGTACGACACCCCAAACGCCAAAGGCCTCATCGCCCTCGCCCCCGGCACCCGCGGCATGGGCAACCACTGCGCCCCCTCCGCCCCCGCGGGCCTCACGCTCTCCATCACGGACGGCTCCATCAACGTGAATTACGAGACCCCCGTGGTCCGCGAGCTCAACAAATCCGGCTACCGCGTTGTGGTCATCGATTACATCGGCCTCGGCTCGGAGGGCACCCACACCTACCTCAACAGGGTGGAGCAGGGGCACGCGCTTATCGACGCCGCCCGGGCCACCGCCAAGCCTGGAGAGAAGGTCGGATTCTGGGGCTACTCCCAAGGCGGCGGTGCCGCCGCAGCCGCAGCAGAGCTGGTCGCGGATTACGCCCCCGAGCTCAACGTGGTGGGCACCTTCGCCGGCGCCCCTCCCGCCGATCCCATCGCCGTGCTCGAGCAGGCTCCCCCGGGCATCACGGACCTGGTGGCCAGCTTCGCCGCCGTGAGCTATGCCAGCACCTACCCCGAGTTCGACGAGGCGCTGAGTGCCACGCTTACCAACGAAGGCAAGCAGATCCTCGCCCAGGTTGGCAACGCCTGCATCCTCGACGGCACCCGGGCACTGCCCCAACCCTTCGAGTCCTACACCACCGACGGCCGCACACTCGCGCAGATCGCGCGTGACGACGACCGCATCCTCAAATACCTCAACCACAACAAACTCGGCCAAGCTCCGGTGAGCGCCCCGATCATGGTGCTGACCAACCCAGACGATGACCTGGTTCCGGAACCCCAAGCGACCCAGCTCGCCGCCGACTACTGCGCCCTTGGCTCCCCGGTCGAGTATCGCAAGGTGACCGTCCCTGGCACAGCGACCATGCCGCTGTACACCAAGGCCGATCTGAGCTCGGCTCTGATCGTCTCCAACACTCCCACGGCCGGCCACGCCACCCCGCTGCTGCTGGAGACCAGACATGCGGCCGCCTGGATGGACGACCGCTTCGAGGGCAAGCCGCTTACCCGCACCTGCCCCGGCGACACTGGCACCACCGTCCTTAACCCGGACGATGCCGACACCCCCGATGTGGAGATCCGCCTCAACCAAGTAGAAATCGCCGCCATCGTGCTGGGCACGATAACGGCGATCACAGGGCTAGCGCTAGGCGGGGCCTACCAGGCGTTCACCCACGGCTGGCTGGACCCGTACCTGGATCCACGCCTGAAGGACTGGCTCACCGCAGTCCTCCCGTAG
- a CDS encoding DUF262 domain-containing protein produces MARLIAGEALKTGERYAFEVDPSKDLEAQYEAGTYRIVTEQGRTQLPELARSIVEDQIYDLHPSYQREETWSIEKQSKLIESFLMNIPIPPIFLYETSYAQYEVMDGLQRLSTIRNFYQNDLVLTGLEVWAPLNGMTRNDLPEKIRQGIDRRYLSSVILLTESAKTTSAAGDLKNEVFSRLNTGGMALNAQELRNAASSGPLSNEISRLVAKSRAFRDLWGITDAEIAAQAGDTLNATQYELLKRGGAEELILRFFANRQRGEIGGSGTYKEFLDAYWYLGNRQLDEGVVKEIGAIFDQTCGLLLDLFEDEALFAVRQRAGEMKLVRQRSVLVYDTLMAAFCDYIGHSALLREHASEIRQDVQSLYIKEKSTFDGRKTDRADFLKRVSMVQKIIRGYVDESNAGR; encoded by the coding sequence ATGGCACGCTTAATCGCAGGTGAAGCGCTGAAGACAGGCGAGAGGTACGCTTTCGAAGTTGATCCGTCCAAGGACTTGGAGGCGCAGTACGAGGCGGGCACTTACCGTATTGTCACTGAGCAAGGTCGAACTCAACTTCCGGAACTAGCGCGGTCGATAGTTGAGGACCAGATATACGACTTGCACCCTTCTTATCAAAGGGAAGAAACGTGGTCGATCGAGAAGCAGTCAAAACTCATCGAATCGTTTTTGATGAACATCCCAATCCCGCCCATATTTCTCTACGAAACCAGCTACGCCCAATATGAGGTAATGGATGGCCTGCAAAGATTGTCGACCATTCGGAACTTTTATCAGAACGATCTTGTATTGACCGGGCTGGAAGTTTGGGCACCACTGAACGGGATGACGAGAAACGATCTACCCGAAAAGATTCGGCAGGGAATCGACAGGCGATACCTCTCATCGGTGATCCTACTCACAGAATCTGCAAAAACGACTTCCGCAGCAGGGGACCTGAAGAATGAGGTGTTTTCTCGGCTGAACACTGGCGGCATGGCCCTCAACGCTCAGGAACTTAGAAATGCGGCGAGTTCCGGGCCTCTTTCAAATGAAATCAGCCGACTGGTCGCCAAATCAAGGGCATTCAGAGACTTGTGGGGAATCACAGATGCTGAGATCGCAGCCCAAGCTGGGGATACACTAAACGCAACCCAGTACGAACTCCTGAAGAGAGGGGGGGCCGAAGAACTAATTCTGCGATTTTTTGCGAACCGTCAGAGAGGTGAGATCGGAGGGAGCGGAACTTACAAAGAGTTTCTTGATGCTTACTGGTATTTGGGTAACCGCCAACTGGATGAGGGCGTTGTTAAAGAAATTGGGGCAATCTTTGATCAGACCTGCGGTCTTTTGCTGGATCTCTTTGAGGATGAGGCGCTCTTCGCGGTTCGACAGCGCGCTGGTGAAATGAAGTTAGTTCGCCAACGTTCGGTGTTAGTTTATGACACCCTGATGGCCGCTTTCTGTGACTATATCGGACACAGTGCGTTATTACGCGAACATGCGTCGGAGATTCGGCAGGATGTTCAATCTCTCTACATCAAGGAGAAATCGACCTTCGATGGGCGAAAAACTGATCGAGCCGATTTCCTCAAGCGGGTCTCAATGGTTCAAAAAATAATTCGCGGTTACGTGGACGAGAGTAATGCTGGACGCTAA
- a CDS encoding DDE-type integrase/transposase/recombinase, with the protein MKASCEHFGLNPSTYKHACRRLKYPTSKRKAAAAAVIAVSKASNGIYGYRRILALCRQNGWTIGEKTVRAIMYEENLTPKSKRAMRYRSYKGENAHRPANKLLIGDLDEAAAADVVVSQGYSREARRRRAALEPDLVHDFYADKPNEKFGTDVTEFACRDGKVFFSPLIDFHDNLPVVYTMSTSPNAALTNTMLEAALATFQPGTKPVIHSDRGWAYRHPEWVGMLTDPTHDQAACDTCDPGKPCDNAWVAIPSLSRVGKSGDNARVEGFFGLLKRELYAAGINSEKMGTEDFMDYLETHLDWFVYERLTTHPGKGYTTLAERRALATAT; encoded by the coding sequence GTGAAAGCCAGCTGCGAGCACTTCGGGTTGAACCCGAGCACCTACAAGCATGCGTGCCGGCGGTTAAAGTACCCGACGTCGAAGCGCAAAGCTGCCGCAGCGGCGGTCATCGCGGTGTCGAAAGCGAGCAACGGCATCTACGGCTACCGCAGGATCTTGGCGCTGTGCAGGCAAAACGGGTGGACGATAGGTGAGAAAACAGTACGCGCCATCATGTACGAAGAAAACCTCACCCCGAAGTCCAAGCGCGCCATGAGGTACCGCTCCTACAAAGGAGAAAACGCCCACCGGCCGGCGAATAAGCTGCTCATCGGGGACCTGGATGAAGCAGCGGCCGCAGATGTCGTTGTCTCGCAGGGCTACTCGCGCGAAGCACGCAGGCGTCGCGCTGCCCTTGAGCCCGACTTGGTTCACGACTTCTACGCCGATAAACCGAACGAGAAGTTCGGCACCGACGTCACTGAGTTCGCCTGCCGAGACGGCAAGGTCTTCTTCAGCCCCCTGATCGACTTCCATGACAATCTGCCCGTCGTCTATACCATGAGCACCAGCCCGAACGCCGCGCTGACGAACACCATGCTGGAGGCTGCGTTGGCAACCTTCCAGCCCGGAACCAAGCCGGTCATCCACTCCGACCGCGGGTGGGCCTACCGCCACCCGGAATGGGTCGGCATGCTCACCGACCCCACCCACGACCAGGCAGCATGCGACACCTGCGACCCGGGCAAACCCTGCGACAACGCCTGGGTTGCAATCCCATCGTTGTCGCGAGTCGGCAAAAGCGGCGATAACGCCAGGGTGGAAGGATTCTTCGGCCTGCTCAAAAGGGAGCTCTACGCCGCCGGAATTAACTCCGAAAAGATGGGCACCGAGGACTTCATGGACTATCTTGAAACCCACCTGGACTGGTTCGTCTACGAAAGGCTCACCACACACCCAGGTAAGGGCTACACAACCCTGGCAGAGCGACGCGCTCTAGCCACAGCTACCTAA
- the istA gene encoding IS21 family transposase — MTISMTTIETIRQLDDEGMSRRAIAKAVNVSRATVDKYVNQDDFSPTVPVKTRKPGSIVLGEALCAVIDGWLEDDQRMPRKQRHTAQRICDRLINEHGYTGSYSPVQRYVKQWKQDHKSPGDGFMELEWSPGVIQVDFGQAEVIMASAARVVHLLVVTFPYSNMRFCRAFAGETAECVITGLLDVIDTAGGVPTEMVFDNATAVGRRVGPKVVESELFAAFKAHYRTKARYCNPYSGHEKGNVENAVGFIRRNLLVPVPEVASLAELNTILESGCAAFATHTHYKKAATVAELFKQDQQALKACPSVRFNPVRFDVRRTDKTGVVTLDGNRYLVGPAWANRQVTLELSHDTVTVLDDDTRRIIALPRVFGTADSTVINPMSLLPGLAKKPGAWTNSPLRHHLPDAVVGYLDGADTATRREFFTHAQTTATECGFDATVTAAAALLETNAQPTGPHLGIAARYSSPPPPQHTRANLTTYDQLLATTTTSQHAEVTSQ, encoded by the coding sequence ATGACGATCAGCATGACCACGATCGAAACTATCAGACAGCTCGATGACGAGGGAATGTCCAGACGAGCGATTGCCAAGGCGGTGAACGTGTCGCGCGCTACGGTCGATAAGTACGTTAACCAGGACGATTTCAGCCCAACCGTGCCGGTGAAGACACGCAAACCAGGCTCAATCGTGCTGGGTGAGGCGTTGTGCGCTGTGATTGATGGTTGGCTCGAGGATGATCAGCGCATGCCACGCAAGCAACGCCACACTGCGCAACGCATCTGTGACCGGCTGATCAACGAGCATGGCTATACGGGCTCGTATTCACCGGTGCAGCGCTACGTCAAGCAGTGGAAACAGGACCATAAATCCCCGGGGGATGGGTTCATGGAGTTGGAATGGTCACCGGGGGTCATCCAGGTCGATTTCGGCCAGGCAGAAGTCATCATGGCGTCAGCCGCAAGGGTTGTGCACCTTCTGGTGGTGACGTTTCCGTATTCAAATATGAGGTTTTGCAGGGCCTTTGCCGGCGAAACCGCTGAGTGCGTCATTACCGGGCTTTTAGATGTCATCGACACCGCCGGCGGGGTGCCGACTGAGATGGTCTTCGATAACGCGACCGCCGTTGGGCGCCGTGTCGGCCCGAAAGTGGTGGAATCGGAGCTTTTCGCCGCGTTCAAAGCGCACTATAGGACGAAGGCTCGGTACTGCAATCCGTACTCGGGCCATGAGAAAGGCAATGTGGAAAACGCGGTCGGCTTCATCCGCCGAAACCTGCTTGTGCCTGTGCCGGAAGTAGCCTCCCTAGCGGAGTTGAACACCATCTTGGAGTCCGGGTGCGCCGCGTTTGCTACCCACACCCACTACAAGAAGGCAGCCACGGTCGCTGAACTGTTCAAACAGGATCAGCAAGCGCTCAAAGCGTGCCCGTCGGTGCGGTTTAACCCGGTGCGTTTCGACGTGCGCCGCACCGACAAAACCGGCGTTGTCACCCTAGACGGCAACCGTTACCTGGTCGGGCCTGCCTGGGCGAACAGGCAAGTCACGCTGGAGTTGTCCCACGACACCGTCACCGTTTTAGACGACGACACCAGACGCATCATCGCATTGCCGAGAGTTTTCGGTACCGCAGACTCGACGGTGATCAACCCGATGAGTTTGCTGCCTGGGTTAGCGAAAAAACCCGGGGCGTGGACGAACTCACCGCTTCGCCATCACCTGCCGGACGCTGTCGTGGGCTACCTCGACGGGGCGGATACCGCTACACGCCGGGAGTTTTTCACCCACGCGCAAACCACCGCCACAGAATGCGGATTCGACGCCACCGTCACCGCAGCCGCCGCACTCTTAGAGACCAACGCCCAACCAACCGGGCCTCATCTGGGTATCGCCGCACGCTACAGCTCCCCACCACCACCACAACACACACGAGCGAACCTCACCACCTATGACCAGCTCCTTGCCACCACAACCACCTCACAGCATGCGGAGGTGACCTCACAGTGA
- the istB gene encoding IS21-like element helper ATPase IstB, with protein MSTDTTNNKDRVVALGRQLYLTTAVLRQCADHATPRQCDILIELFEAELSSRAASRARRLMHRARVPVRKTLDSYDWSPVTLPADITREHLTTLDFLNGCEDLVFYGDVGTGKTHLAIALVTAACLRGIPARFFTAAGLVDHLRNAKHAGKLDKELASLGKNELLVIDELGYIPIDTDGARLLFQAIADAYEQRSLIITTNLAFSQWGQVFGNDDMAAAAIDRIVHHGRMITFTGQSYRMANALMK; from the coding sequence GTGAGCACCGATACCACCAACAACAAAGACCGCGTGGTGGCTCTTGGCCGCCAGCTCTACCTCACTACCGCCGTGTTACGCCAGTGCGCAGACCATGCCACCCCACGCCAATGCGACATCCTCATTGAGCTCTTCGAAGCGGAGCTTTCTTCCAGGGCCGCATCAAGAGCGCGGCGCCTGATGCACCGCGCGCGTGTCCCGGTACGCAAAACCCTCGACAGCTACGACTGGTCCCCGGTCACCTTGCCCGCCGACATCACCCGCGAACACCTCACCACACTCGACTTCCTCAACGGGTGTGAAGACCTCGTCTTCTACGGCGACGTCGGAACCGGCAAAACACACCTCGCCATCGCACTGGTCACCGCGGCATGTCTCAGAGGCATCCCGGCACGGTTTTTCACCGCCGCAGGACTCGTCGACCATCTACGGAACGCGAAACACGCAGGCAAACTCGACAAAGAGCTCGCATCCCTAGGCAAAAACGAACTCCTCGTCATCGACGAACTCGGCTACATCCCCATCGACACCGACGGGGCAAGACTTCTGTTCCAAGCAATCGCCGACGCGTACGAACAACGCAGCCTGATCATCACCACCAACCTTGCATTTTCCCAATGGGGCCAAGTCTTCGGAAACGACGACATGGCAGCCGCCGCAATCGACCGCATCGTCCACCACGGCCGCATGATCACCTTCACCGGCCAGTCCTACCGCATGGCAAACGCCCTCATGAAATAG
- a CDS encoding IS1249 family transposase, whose translation MPKNQPRCQVCGGEMKRNGKTSANRTRWRCKTCGASTTKQRPDITNAAAFAAFITHLTTGASLKTTATEAGCHPRTLQRRFKHFWLVDVPDPTIGHEGRVYDQVFLDGTYTAGGCLIVAATLDHVIAWHWCTRETTRDYQRLLERIPAPLIAVIDGGQGAASAIKTCWPNTKIQRCLVHAQRVVRRHTTARPRTDAGRAIYQLALNLTKITDLDEAAVWGAQLHEYGTIYRDWMNQKTWTTDPATRQRTWSWTHERTRKAYNSLNHLWRNNLLFVYLEPPNGVLDVSRIKATTNSLEGGINAQLKLLARTHRGRSGEHQRRMLEWWLYLKTELPDDPVEIARQSNWGQDQLAKVSTLTPNENQANHETGRPALYDNAIDTNYTHSIGIQKGHI comes from the coding sequence ATGCCGAAGAACCAACCCCGCTGCCAAGTGTGCGGCGGCGAGATGAAACGCAACGGAAAGACCTCCGCCAACCGCACCCGGTGGCGATGCAAAACCTGCGGCGCCTCCACCACCAAACAGCGCCCCGATATCACCAACGCCGCAGCCTTCGCAGCATTTATCACACACCTCACGACCGGTGCGAGCTTGAAAACCACTGCCACCGAAGCAGGGTGTCATCCTCGTACCCTCCAACGCCGGTTTAAACACTTCTGGCTAGTTGATGTCCCCGATCCCACGATCGGGCACGAAGGCCGGGTCTACGACCAGGTCTTTCTTGACGGCACCTACACCGCCGGTGGGTGTCTCATCGTGGCCGCCACCTTGGACCACGTCATTGCCTGGCACTGGTGCACACGTGAAACCACCCGCGACTACCAAAGGCTCCTCGAGCGTATCCCCGCACCCTTGATCGCTGTCATCGACGGTGGCCAAGGTGCCGCCAGCGCGATCAAAACATGCTGGCCTAACACCAAGATCCAGCGTTGCCTTGTCCACGCTCAACGCGTGGTGCGCCGGCACACCACCGCACGCCCGCGCACCGATGCAGGACGAGCGATCTATCAGCTCGCGCTCAACCTCACCAAGATCACCGATCTTGACGAGGCGGCCGTGTGGGGTGCGCAGCTGCATGAATACGGCACGATCTACCGCGACTGGATGAACCAGAAAACGTGGACAACCGACCCGGCGACACGTCAACGCACCTGGTCGTGGACACACGAACGCACCCGCAAGGCCTACAACAGCCTCAACCACCTATGGCGCAACAACCTACTGTTCGTCTACCTCGAACCACCCAACGGTGTCCTCGATGTCAGCCGAATCAAAGCCACCACCAACAGCCTGGAAGGCGGCATCAACGCCCAGCTGAAACTGCTGGCCCGCACCCACCGCGGCAGATCCGGTGAGCATCAGCGCCGGATGCTGGAGTGGTGGCTGTATCTGAAAACGGAACTGCCTGACGATCCAGTAGAGATCGCCAGGCAGTCCAACTGGGGCCAGGACCAACTCGCCAAAGTATCCACCCTGACCCCCAACGAGAACCAAGCCAACCACGAAACCGGACGACCAGCCCTCTACGACAACGCTATCGACACCAACTACACACACTCAATCGGCATCCAAAAAGGCCACATCTAA
- a CDS encoding IS256 family transposase, with protein MTTVSPKKGYDPSRVNAISEKLMNNPELAKLIGELSTSTDDASELVKGLLQASINAGLQAEMDAHLGYEHSDRKAKAQVDARGGGNHRNGSYTKTVDSGYGPLEVTVPRDRAGTFRPQMVPKGARRLTELDDMIISLYAGGMTVRDIQHHLATTLGVDMSPDTISTITDAVLDEVMIWQNRQLDEFYPVIFLDALRVKIRDGHRVVNKSCYMAVGVDMDGIKHILGLWIADTEGAAFWASVCADLANRGVQDVFIVCCDGLKGLPEAVEATWPSSMVQTCIVHLIRAANRWVSYQDRKPVSSALREVYTAPNEDTARAALDAFEASELGRRYPQSVKVWRDAWDRFVPFLQFPPAARRVLYTTNSIESLNAELRKATRNRGQFPNDTAALKTLWLMICNIEDKRAAQRAKKAKRATECNGYIEGAKATGWKQAINQLAVAYPDRFADYV; from the coding sequence ATGACTACGGTGTCACCAAAGAAAGGCTATGACCCGTCGAGGGTCAACGCGATCAGCGAGAAGCTGATGAATAACCCCGAGCTCGCTAAGCTCATCGGGGAGCTCTCCACCTCCACCGATGACGCCAGCGAGCTGGTGAAGGGTCTTCTACAAGCATCGATCAACGCTGGCCTGCAGGCGGAGATGGATGCTCATTTGGGCTACGAGCACTCCGACCGCAAAGCCAAAGCCCAGGTCGATGCCCGGGGTGGTGGTAACCACCGCAATGGGTCGTACACCAAGACCGTGGATTCCGGCTACGGTCCGCTGGAAGTGACCGTGCCCAGGGATCGGGCGGGCACGTTCCGGCCGCAGATGGTGCCCAAGGGCGCTCGCCGGCTCACCGAGCTCGATGACATGATCATCTCCCTGTACGCGGGTGGGATGACCGTGCGCGATATCCAGCATCACCTTGCAACCACCCTGGGTGTGGATATGAGCCCGGATACCATCAGCACGATCACCGACGCGGTGCTCGATGAGGTGATGATCTGGCAGAACCGCCAGTTAGATGAGTTCTACCCGGTGATCTTCCTCGACGCGTTGCGGGTCAAGATCCGCGACGGCCACCGCGTGGTCAACAAGTCCTGCTACATGGCCGTCGGTGTGGACATGGACGGCATCAAACACATCCTGGGCTTGTGGATCGCCGATACCGAAGGTGCCGCATTCTGGGCGTCCGTGTGCGCTGACCTTGCAAACCGTGGGGTGCAGGACGTGTTCATCGTCTGCTGCGACGGGCTCAAGGGCCTGCCCGAGGCGGTGGAGGCAACCTGGCCGAGTTCCATGGTGCAGACCTGTATCGTGCACCTGATTCGGGCGGCGAACAGGTGGGTGTCCTACCAGGACCGCAAACCCGTCTCCAGCGCACTGCGGGAGGTCTACACCGCACCCAACGAAGACACCGCGCGCGCCGCCCTAGACGCGTTCGAAGCATCTGAACTTGGGCGGCGCTACCCCCAGTCGGTGAAGGTATGGCGCGACGCGTGGGATCGGTTCGTGCCGTTTCTGCAGTTCCCGCCGGCAGCCCGCCGGGTGCTCTACACCACGAACTCCATCGAGTCGCTCAACGCGGAATTGCGGAAAGCCACCCGCAACCGGGGCCAGTTCCCGAACGACACTGCGGCGCTGAAGACGCTGTGGTTGATGATCTGCAACATCGAAGACAAGCGTGCCGCCCAGCGTGCGAAGAAGGCGAAACGGGCAACTGAGTGCAACGGCTATATTGAAGGGGCGAAAGCCACCGGGTGGAAACAAGCCATCAACCAACTAGCCGTGGCATACCCCGACCGGTTCGCGGACTACGTGTAA